The Candidatus Zixiibacteriota bacterium DNA segment TTCTCTCTGAACAGATAGGAATAAAGATAGTCAAAAACCCGATCTCCGTTGAACACCAGGGCAAGAAGATCTATCTGATCCACGGTGACGGCTTAGCTAAAAAAGATATAGGTTACAGGATTCTGAAAAAAATCTTAAGAAACAGAGTGAATATCTGGCTTTACAGGTTACTTCCTCCTGATTTTGGAATTCCTCTAGCAAAGAAAATCGCATCTTTCAGCCGGGATAAGACAAAGGCTAGAAACAAGGAATTCCTCAGAGATTATGAGGAGTTCGCTGAGGAGAAAATCAAGCAAGGATATGAAACGGTCATCATAGGACACACTCATCAGCCTTGCTTTAAGGAATTAAATAAGGGGGTTTATATTAACTTAGGCGACTGGTTTGAGCATTTTACCTATGGGAAATTAAGTCAGGGGAAATTTTCTTTAGTCGAACACAAATAGTAATTTGTAGGGCGACCCCTTCAGGGTCGCGTAGCGTTGCCACTCCTGTGGCAACGAAAATACCTATACGTCCTCACGGGAGTGAGGACGCTACTGTGCAAAAACTGAGAAAAAGTAAGGGTGGAGGCAAGCTCCACCCCTACGCTTTTTTTTATCTCTTCAAACTCTTCTTCAGATGCTCGATCAATCCGCCATCTTCTAAAATACCCATAACTATTTCTGGCAGAGGAGGAAAAGGGACTTTTGTATTCTCTGTTATGATCTCTCCCCTGGCATAATCAACTGTAATTACCTCCCCTGGTTTAATCAAATCATAAGCCTCTTTTGACTGAACCAATGCCAGTCCCTGGTTGATGGCATTTCTGAAGAAAATCCTGGAAAAGGATTTAGCAATGATGCAGGAGATCCCGGCGAATTTTAAAGAGGTAGCTGCTTGCTCCCTGGAAGAGCCACATCCGAAATTGGAGCCACCCAGGATGATGTCTCCTTTCTGAATCTTATCAGGGAAATCCTTATCATACCCTTCCAAAGCATGCTTTGCCATCTCCTGTGGATCAAGGATCGGAAGACACTTTCCCGGGTAGATGACATCTGTATCGATGTTATCCCCTAATTTCCAGACTTTCCCCTTAATCTCTTTTAACATCAAAGTCCCGCTTCACTTTTTGAGAAAATCCCTCGGATCCGAGATCTCACCTCGGATGGCTGTAGCAGCCGCTGTAGCCGGGCTTGCTAAATAGACCTCAGATTCAGTCGAGCCCATCCTTCCTTTGAAATTCCGGTTAGTTGTGGCCAGACACCTTTCCCCTTTTGCCAGTAACCCTTCATGCGCGCCCAGGCAGGGACCACATCCCGGATTCAATACTACACAATTTGCCTCCAGAAACGTTTTGATAATCCCTCTTTTCAATGCCTCTAAATAGATAGACTTTGAGCCAGGCAGAACCAGCATTCTGGTATCCGGGTGAACTTTTTTCCCTTTGAGCAGACGGGCAGCAATCTCCAAGTCATCTATCCTTCCATTGGTGCAGGAACCTAATAAAACCTGATCTATCTTTATCCCTTTGACTTCATCAATCGACTTGACGTTATCCACGTTATGCGGGCAGGCAACCTGAGGCTCTAACCGACTGATATTATATTCGTATTCATTCTCATAGATGGCATTTTCATCCGCAAAAATCGGCTGATAAGTTTTTTTAGTTCTTCCTTTAAGATATTTCTTGGTTACGTTATCAAAAGGAACAATGGCGAATTTCCCTCCCATCTCCATAGAAAGGTTAGCCAGGGTGAACCTTTCAGAGACGGACATATTCTCAACCGTATCCCCGTAGAACTCAACTGATTTATAATTTGCTCCTTCAACTGTCAACTCTCCGATTATATAAAGGATTGCATCTTTGGCATATACCCCAAGAGGAAGTCTGCCATTAATAGTCAGTTTCAAGCTTTCGGGAACCCTTAGCCAGATTTTGCCAGTAGCCCAGACTGCTGCCATTTCAGTGGCACCTATTCCGGTTGACAGGGCACCCAAACAGCCGTATGAGGTGGTGTGTGAATCTGTTCCAACTGCTAACTCTCCCGGAAGGATGTGCCCTTTTTCAATTACCACCTGATGGCAGATCCCTTCCTTTATGTCGTAGAAATTTTTTATCCCCTGTTCTTTGACAAATAACCTGATCGAGCGGTGAGCTTCTGCTGTTTTCTCAGACTCGGCTGGTGCACGGTGGTCCAAAGGTATGACTATCTTATCCGGGTTCCAGACTTTAGCAACGCCTATCTCCCTGAACTGCTTTATCACCAGACCGGCATTATCATGGCTCATAGCCAGGTCCGGTTCAACGTAAACGATCTCCCCTACCCGCACTTCACTTTTTCCAGCTTTTAGAGCCAGCCCTTTTTGCGCAATGGTGAGACCCCTGTTTTTCCCCCTGCCAGAACCGGGAAGCGTGAACTCAAGCTGAGCCAACTTCAGAACTTTGGGTTTTTCTAAGAGATTATACTTTCTTCTCCATTTGTAAAAAGCCGCCTTGGAGATGGAAAGCTCTTTCCCGGATTTGCGGTCATCTCCATAAATTTCCCAGAGCTCTTTTATCTTTTCAAAACCGTATTTGGGAAGAGAATATTTCGGGATTTTCTTTTTCCTTCTCCAGTAAGCTACAAGATATGCAGGAGCCCCTAAAACCTGCCCGATCTTCCGGTCAGTCTTATATTGTGCCTGCAGTTTTAAAAGCTCTTCTTTTCTCGGAATTTTCATAAGATTATTTATTCCCGGACCTCCGGGAGAGCAGTTTATCCAGACTCTTTTTGAGTTTTACGAAGATCTCATCCATCCCTATGGAAACCACCTTGGTTCTTGCCAGAATCGGCATGAAGTTGGTGTCTCCATTCCAGCGGGGAACTATGTGAATATGC contains these protein-coding regions:
- a CDS encoding UDP-2,3-diacylglucosamine diphosphatase, giving the protein MKDSIYFISDAHLGSNSPDKERFKEKRLLDFLERIRDDCQALYILGDLFEFWFEYENAIPKEHFPVLMKLKEFTDSGIPIIYLVGNHDFWLGDFLSEQIGIKIVKNPISVEHQGKKIYLIHGDGLAKKDIGYRILKKILRNRVNIWLYRLLPPDFGIPLAKKIASFSRDKTKARNKEFLRDYEEFAEEKIKQGYETVIIGHTHQPCFKELNKGVYINLGDWFEHFTYGKLSQGKFSLVEHK
- a CDS encoding 3-isopropylmalate dehydratase small subunit; amino-acid sequence: MLKEIKGKVWKLGDNIDTDVIYPGKCLPILDPQEMAKHALEGYDKDFPDKIQKGDIILGGSNFGCGSSREQAATSLKFAGISCIIAKSFSRIFFRNAINQGLALVQSKEAYDLIKPGEVITVDYARGEIITENTKVPFPPLPEIVMGILEDGGLIEHLKKSLKR
- a CDS encoding 3-isopropylmalate dehydratase large subunit; this encodes MAQKGLALKAGKSEVRVGEIVYVEPDLAMSHDNAGLVIKQFREIGVAKVWNPDKIVIPLDHRAPAESEKTAEAHRSIRLFVKEQGIKNFYDIKEGICHQVVIEKGHILPGELAVGTDSHTTSYGCLGALSTGIGATEMAAVWATGKIWLRVPESLKLTINGRLPLGVYAKDAILYIIGELTVEGANYKSVEFYGDTVENMSVSERFTLANLSMEMGGKFAIVPFDNVTKKYLKGRTKKTYQPIFADENAIYENEYEYNISRLEPQVACPHNVDNVKSIDEVKGIKIDQVLLGSCTNGRIDDLEIAARLLKGKKVHPDTRMLVLPGSKSIYLEALKRGIIKTFLEANCVVLNPGCGPCLGAHEGLLAKGERCLATTNRNFKGRMGSTESEVYLASPATAAATAIRGEISDPRDFLKK